CTCCGGAGACCGTGCAGAAGGTCAATGAGGAGATCGCGCCGCACTGGGAAAAGAAGGGTGTTTATAAAGGCAACCTGTTCAACGCGGAAGATCCACCCCTCAGGTaagccttcttctcaaagGAGCTCGGCAAATCGTTGTATTAAGTCTTCCAGCGGCCTTGTTGGCAAATCCCGAACAATGGCGCTCGAGTGTCTTAATCACCCAGTTTATCGCGAAGCAGCCAAGAAGCTTCTTCGCGACGTCACGTAAGTTTTCTCCTGTAGCGACAGGGCACAATATCACTGACTCTTTCTAGGTATCCCTGGTGGGGTGACTCGAGAAGCATTTGCATCTCCGACCCGATTCTGTCCGTTTCACAGGCTTTTACTCGTGGACCCAAGACTGCAGGACAACCGTTGCATCGAGACGACATTCCGCAGCACTATGAGCATGAAGAGGGCAGCGGAGACAGCAGTCTGTTAGGCATCCTTATTGCAGGCACGGTATGGCAAACGCGAACATGAGGCATCAAAGTGATTCCCCCATCATTAACGTTCATTTGCGGCCAGGAAACGAATTACGAGAATGGCGCTACTCAAGTCATTGTCGGGTCCCACAAATGGGGCGATGATCGTGGTCCAGCTGAGGAGTCTCTTTGCTCGACCGCTGAGATGAAGGTCGGCGACGCGTTCATAATCATCGGTAGTATCTGGCATGGTGCAGGAGAGAATAAGTCAGAGACCAGTCGACGAAATATCTACTCGATGCACATGGTCAAGGGGTGTCTCCGGCATGACGAGAATCAATTCCTTGCCATTCCTCGCGAGGTTGTCAAATCTTACCCTCCAGAGGTTCAACAGTTGATAGGTTATTCGGTTAGCCAGCCATATTGCGGCTGGGTTGAGATGGACGACCCGGTTAAACTGGTTGCTGGCGATCAACTGGATTGGACTCACAGGGACCTCCAGGGTATCATCTTTGAAGGCCCGGGCTCCGAGAACTTTGCGGGCCAGAAACCTGTTTTGACCCCTCTAGTCGTGTAGTTATGGGTGCAATTGGTCATACCTGTCCATAGTGAAATTCAATTTGGTTCCTTGTTTTGAGAGCCTCCTAGTATCACGGTATCTCTTGATGTAACATCGATTGAGCTGTATCTAGGCGAGCTGTTGATATAGCCTCGCGGCCAGAATATTGCCCTTTGTCGCAAAGATGCGGTTGGATGTGCTGGATAGGAAGCGATGAATTGGTAAATCTACTGAAAATGCTAGCCAAATACAAATGAGGAATGCAGGCCCTAAGGCCTAACAAATAACCAAAATTCCCATATATAAACGTGAGATACCCGACACTTTTTATCCCACACAATCAGCCAAACTAACCCACAACATTTGCAGCCTTGGAAGTCGTGTGCCATTTCCCTTAGCTATGAAGTGGTCTACGGTAAAACCGGGCCTCTTCTGGTGTCCATAAATGATTAATCTCCTGTACGATAATGCTAAACTTTGAGTAACCTGTTTGCGTCTGCCGTACAATTTTGTACTGGTACGTTACGGCCCACCCCGCCCTCGGTGCGATGAAGCCAACAAATTGGTAGTATGGTATGCCCAGGTGGCCGCATTACATGAACGAGTACGAATGCCGTACTCACGCGGAAGAAAGTCCTGCATTTCTCAGCAATAGCCGGTAACTGTGACCCTATACCGGTTGTCCGATCGCACTCCCCCCGCCTGCAATCTCATTTTGCCCAGCCAAGTCGTATATCTGCTCATCATTTTCTGGGACCATCGTCTCCACAAGTTCACCAAGAGACGGAGGGTGATAGGACTTGCGAGCATCAAGAATCCAGTTGGCAATAATAAGGATGAAAAAGCTACCGTAGAGGAGACAGGCATAGTTCATATTTGTCGCGGTGACTGGGGACACGCCCGGAATCTATAGAGCGGTTAGCGGCATGGAGTCGGATATTCCCATCGCATATATGACAGACCGGTACAATAGCATTTGCAAATAGACCATACATCACAGAGACGACACAGAAGACGTATCCGTACCGTCCCAGACTGTATGGGGTCTTTGGTAGATTCTTCCGGCCAAaaatcagcatcatcaatgCAGGGGATGCTAGAAGCCTTGTCAGCTACTCGAAGATTCCGGGAAGCATCGGCCAGAGATGAGGGCCCTACAGTAACTCAGAAGCATGAATCCCGCCCCGGCACCTAAGATTGCATTGAATCCTTGGGTGGAAAACAAATACCTACTGTTGTTTAGATATGAAGAGACTCATGGGGCGCAGGGATGTACTTACACAATGCCAACCAGAATTGCGACGAAGGAAACAAGGCAGACAGAGAGTGTCGGAACCTTTAGCTTGGAATCGACTTTAGTTAAACTGTAGAGTCGTCAGCGCTGGCTGCTCGTTTGGTATTACACATGTCAGTGCCATTCACCTGCTCTTGAAAAACAGGCCGCCGTCTCGAGCAAGAGCATATCCTTGCCGACTCGACGTGACCGTTGCAGCAGTAGTAGCCATGACATAGTTGATAAGCAGGACCATATTGAAAACAATGGCTGCTCCATTGCTAGAGAGTGATTGGCGCATAAGTTCGACCACGGGAACCCTACTACCAGTCAATTTCCGCATGGAGATTTGCTTGAATGCTGCGTGACTTACCCAGTGGGCGTATTGATGAGGGGGTCCAGCTCTTTGATGCTAAATCCAATCACCGTGATCCAAATAATTCCCACTATAGACTGAGAAGCCCAAGTGATCCACAGGATCTTTGGTACTTCCTTCGTGGGTGAATTCACTTCCTCAGCCAAGTGACATGCCGCGTCAAGAGCAACAAAGGAGATGAGGCTGTTGTATAAGCCGAGCACGACCGCGATTGAGGAACTTGCGTATCTGCAAACATCCGGATGTTAAAAGATAAAGTTCCAAGTATGTAATTAGATGACTTGATACTGACCCGGTCTCGTTGATCACCTCCACGAAAACAAAGTGAGCGCTTGACTTGGGTGCTTTCACAAGTAAAGCAATCGTAAACCCCACGAACCCTAGAACGTTGGTTATGACTGTGAGAGATGGCAATCAGCGTTTGACATTAAGACGATAAATTGACAAGGATAGGAGCCGCATACATCCGACATTTTCGATCTTATCTAGTAACCCGAAGAGGTACAGGTTGACCAGGCAGGCTACAAGCACCCAGCCCACATAGACGAGAAATAAATGCCATCGCCCTCCGACCACATATTCCGGATGAGTCAAGATAGCCAAAGAGAAGGTAAGTCCGGTGGCAATTGACGCACAAGCAGCGATTGTTAACACCCACCCGAGAAAGTTGAGCCAGCCAAGTGCGTATCCGACGTATCTGCGATACCTTTCTGGGGCTAGAAAGGTCGCAAAGTGATAGGCGCCACCGGCAGTGGGGAAGATAGAAGCACATTCAGCGAGGATGCCGATGACACTGATCAGGCCGACTGATGTACCGATGCTGCAAACGAGTTTGTCAGTGCATATGGGTCAGGGTGTAGCTAGGCTGACGAACTTACATGCCGTATAGAATTGCAGGTATCCCTCCTGCAGagaaaccaacaacaaaaatgTATGACGTCCCTCCGAAGATGTTCACAATGTTCCACGATACGCTCAGGACTCCCCAAACGCTGAAATCGCGGTTCAGCTTGGTTTTCATCACCGTCTCGCCCTGCTCGATAGAATCGACGTTCGCTCCGGGGCGTTCACTGTCAGGCTTTAAATCGTCGGGAGGCACATCCTTTTTTTCTGATCCGGCCTCCATACTCGATAGACGTGGCAGAATAAGAAGGGATATGGTGTTTCTTTGGAAGGGCGTCAAGGTCAAGACGTCGGAATAGTGAGAGGAAGTCAACCCTTCGAATTCTATCCCACAGGGAACATATGGAATTAAACCAACCCTTGGCCTTTGGAATTACGGGTCGGTAATGCTGAGCATCTCCACCTGGGTGACATTTTCTCGCCCCAGGAGGCATCGATCCCTCATCTGAACTATGGCTAGGACCTCTCGATCTGTCCCGGTTTGCCGTGGCGGGAGCCAAAGATACCCGACTTGACCAAATCAAACGCATTGAGCAAGACTAATCCGAAAATGATGCCATTAGGCGGAACTCTCTTGATCAGCAATACCACTTCGACAGTCTCATCTGAAGATAGATGAGGGGAAATAACACTATGACATTTATCCTCTCCGAATCGTTATCAACTGATAGGTGTATAACCGGTGATTCCcgagctcctccacatcTAATCGCTGATCCCGTTGCTATCGCCGTTGCCCAGACGCCACCCATCCTACGACCGGCAGGTTCGAGCCATGGGATCTTCTGAAGCTCGCCGGTTTTCAGACGGGGATTTCATACGATGGGGGTTCAATATCGCCGAGACCGAGCCATTGGGCTCTCCATTTCTGCCTGTTCACGGACAGAAATACCAGAATCGTCACACGGAACCAGCGTCTTTAAAAACATGTGAGTTGAAAGACCGGACACCGAAAAGATCAAGTCGGAAGATAAGTCGCCATCATGTCCAGAACACCAAAGGTTAGTCCCGAAGTCTTCCCGAAAGCGACGATGGCTTCGAATTCAGTTGACGCTCATTTCCATTTGTTGACAGGAAGGGGCGATAACTCGTATAAACCTAAGAAGACAAAGGTCGCCAGGGCTATGACAGGAATCGCAGGAGTTGATTCGACGTACCCATTGGACCACCTACTGTCTATATCTACCTACCTTCTGGGTGACACTCTACAATTCGACTCCGACGATGAGGCCTGGCCTGGTGAGACCAACACCAAAAGCccaaagaaaagatataAGGCTATAGTGCAGGAAGGGCTCCCGGAATTGCTACAATCAGAAGATACGCCGAGCCGGCCAGGAAAGCAGAACAATTCCACGCCCATATTGTGCAACGAACTAGACATATCCCAGTTCCCATATCCCAGTTCCTCCGACTAAAGGGAGCCGTGGAAGCTCCACACCTAGCTATGCGTCGCGAACTGTTGCAGGCTTTTTGCTTGTATGTGCATCCGACCCTGCCGGCCCTAGATCTTTCAGACGCTCTGAACAAGGTATTGAATGCACCAGATGGTTCAGCAACAACTTTGCTCCTGGCCCAATCCATAATgcttgctgcagctgcgttTATTCATTCCCCCGATAAATGCTATCCCGGCTGCCTGTCGCACCGCGAATTGAGGCGGACATTCTTCCAAAAGTCTAAGGTAATAACGAGCTCGACTATCCATTCGTTCGACCAGTTTTCTAATGTTTGATGGGGGAGAATAGATGATTTACGAGAGCAACCTGGGGGCAGAGGCGGATACTATCACACAAATACAGTCcctgttgttgatgagctCGTGGCAAGATGAGGGTGACTATGCAAAAGACTCCCATTACTGGCTCAGTCTCGCCATATCCACAGCCCAGCGGCTCGGACTACATCAAAGGTCAAGTGCGCCACATTCTCCACTCCATCGACGGCTATGGTGGTGTATCTATCTCCAAGATATCCGCATTAGCCTCGCTCTACGCAGACCGAGACAGATCAAAGACGAGGATAGTACGGTCGAGCCTCTGACAGAAGAGGATttatgctgctgcttcgtcaGTGACAGGGTCTTTCCCGCACTGGCGTCGCTACAGTCAATGCTTGATTCTAGAAACCAGCATGCAATCATCCGCCAGTTCTTACTCGCTGTGCAACTGGGACT
The nucleotide sequence above comes from Aspergillus puulaauensis MK2 DNA, chromosome 3, nearly complete sequence. Encoded proteins:
- a CDS encoding phytanoyl-CoA dioxygenase family protein (COG:Q;~EggNog:ENOG410QAII;~InterPro:IPR008775;~PFAM:PF05721); its protein translation is MVNPPHQRNNPEVVELPVTAPLDEIVEVIRRDGGVIIKNFITPETVQKVNEEIAPHWEKKGVYKGNLFNAEDPPLSGLVGKSRTMALECLNHPVYREAAKKLLRDVTYPWWGDSRSICISDPILSVSQAFTRGPKTAGQPLHRDDIPQHYEHEEGSGDSSLLGILIAGTETNYENGATQVIVGSHKWGDDRGPAEESLCSTAEMKVGDAFIIIGSIWHGAGENKSETSRRNIYSMHMVKGCLRHDENQFLAIPREVVKSYPPEVQQLIGYSVSQPYCGWVEMDDPVKLVAGDQLDWTHRDLQGIIFEGPGSENFAGQKPVLTPLVV
- a CDS encoding uncharacterized protein (COG:E;~EggNog:ENOG410Q8PC;~InterPro:IPR002293;~PFAM:PF00324,PF13520;~TransMembrane:12 (i46-67o79-104i125-158o170-193i200-218o238-259i279-302o330-352i381-403o409-432i444-466o478-499i);~go_component: GO:0016020 - membrane [Evidence IEA];~go_function: GO:0022857 - transmembrane transporter activity [Evidence IEA];~go_process: GO:0055085 - transmembrane transport [Evidence IEA]), with translation MEAGSEKKDVPPDDLKPDSERPGANVDSIEQGETVMKTKLNRDFSVWGVLSVSWNIVNIFGGTSYIFVVGFSAGGIPAILYGIIGTSVGLISVIGILAECASIFPTAGGAYHFATFLAPERYRRYVGYALGWLNFLGWVLTIAACASIATGLTFSLAILTHPEYVVGGRWHLFLVYVGWVLVACLVNLYLFGLLDKIENVGFITNVLGFVGFTIALLVKAPKSSAHFVFVEVINETGYASSSIAVVLGLYNSLISFVALDAACHLAEEVNSPTKEVPKILWITWASQSIVGIIWITVIGFSIKELDPLINTPTGVPVVELMRQSLSSNGAAIVFNMVLLINYVMATTAATVTSSRQGYALARDGGLFFKSSLTKVDSKLKVPTLSVCLVSFVAILVGIVYLFSTQGFNAILGAGAGFMLLSYSSPALMMLIFGRKNLPKTPYSLGRYGYVFCVVSVMYGLFANAIVPIPGVSPVTATNMNYACLLYGSFFILIIANWILDARKSYHPPSLGELVETMVPENDEQIYDLAGQNEIAGGGSAIGQPV